Proteins from a genomic interval of Pristis pectinata isolate sPriPec2 chromosome 9, sPriPec2.1.pri, whole genome shotgun sequence:
- the LOC127574518 gene encoding F-box only protein 43-like, whose protein sequence is MLRLLNNSYDQLTISDPQGANHEKFKSFEHEPLRENGYNEGESDVHSPKYFNGSIQELGSRTVDVSPVVRKERQFSSDRAFSVERRLDGKRTNSISPILFETPRITGKTITLRRRLLESHLSSSENVELCKTLQSSVAGTEEWPCTRMCDKLSFSDSSLNSPGDLNFEVLSTSTLNNDDESGTSCRTKRYLFAQQRTSTIDDLKGKNRLISECATSDQCTAFSKLDLSSFSCSEDYDEITSSESFVTPSRHGKPKASGGDLFVTPVNFNVNLSAGRMLQRTPSQDKLDTPTEDSGYNSLGLEKSLDSFSNESSFQEMVKNQKRTPKMQDYKRSVRKLERTKRLSTLSERGSQSETEDEHKGILLKGSNCKLISPNKDDELVFEENNWEDSRLKFENFSHTPALQLIQELCMRKRKRLGNITAKGQNELEEKALDESMPSLHRLIGRKMGLEKVDILKELLNRNLTHVLTIILYCLTVEDICRVWKVSKVWKKIVKQDQALCLKRKQYLDEIHNYRVHNQPWAADAETRCNLPDRPALKSVQAQARVVFTPTPSVRQEVTTTRCSSASRSISKREEFLQVAKTLFNDEALKPCPRCQSPARYNPMEKRGLCSREDCAFDFCTQCFCVFHGSRECGSKSAKHFGNKGGTPGSAQSKRNLRRL, encoded by the exons ATGTTGAGGTTACTGAACAATTCTTATGATCAGCTGACCATCTCTGACCCCCAAGGAGCTAATCATGAAAAGTTTAAATCCTTTGAGCATGAGCCATTAAGGGAGAATGGCTATAATGAAGGAGAAAGTGACGTGCACTCGCCTAAATACTTCAATGGAAGCATACAAGAGCTTGGTTCACGCACTGTTGATGTGTCTCCAGTAGTGAGAAAAGAGAGACAGTTCTCTAGTGACAGGGCCTTTTCTGTTGAAAGAAGGCTTGATGGGAAAAGAACCAACTCTATTTCaccaattttgtttgaaactccCAGGATAACTGGCAAGACCATCACATTACGGCGGAGACTCCTCGAGTCCCATCTCTCCTcaagtgagaatgtggaattgtgTAAAACTCTACAGTCCTCTGTAGCTGGTACAGAAGAATGGCCTTGTACCAGGATGTGTGATAAATTATCGTTTTCAGATAGCTCATTGAATTCTCCTGGAGATTTGAATTTTGAAGTTTTATCAACCAGTACTCTAAATAATGATGATGAAAGTGGTACTTCATGTAGAACTAAAAGGTATTTGTTTGCACAGCAGCGAACCTCCACAATAGATGATTTAAAGGGTAAAAATCGGTTAATATCTGAATGTGCAACATCTGATCAATGCACTGCATtcagtaaacttgacttgagcAGTTTCTCTTGCTCTGAAGATTATGATGAAATCACCTCAAGTGAATCCTTTGTAACACCATCTAGACATGGAAAACCTAAAGCATCTGGAGGTGACCTGTTTGTTACTCCGGTGAATTTCAATGTTAACTtatctgcaggaaggatgttacaAAGAACCCCTTCACAGGACAAATTGGATACCCCAACAGAGGACAGTGGGTATAATTCACTTGGTTTGGAAAAATCATTGGATTCCTTCTCAAATGAAAGTTCCTTTCAAGAAATGGTGAAAAATCAAAAGAGAACCCCCAAGATGCAAGACTATAAGAGGTCTGTTAGAAAATTGGAAAGAACTAAGCGATTATCCACTCTCAGTGAGCGAGGCTCACAATCTGAGACTGAGGACGAACACAAAGGAATTCTTCTAAAAGGATCAAATTGCAAACTAATATCTCCCAATAAAGACGATGAGTTGGTCTTTGAAGAAAATAACTGGGAGGATTCTCGACTAAAATTTGAGAATTTCTCTCATACCCCTGCATTGCAGTTGATACAGGAATTATGCATGAGAAAAAGGAAAAGGCTGGGAAATATCACTGCTAAGGGTCAGAATGAATTGGAGGAAAAGGCACTAGATGAATCTATGCCATCACTGCATAGGCTAATTGGCAGAAAAATGGGTTTGGAAAAAGTGGATATTCTGAAAGAATTATTGAACAGGAATTTGACACACGTTCTCACTATAATTTTGTATTGCCTCACTGTAGAAGATATCTGCAG AGTATGGAAAGTGAGCAAAGTTTGGAAGAAAATCGTCAAGCAAGACCAAGCACTATGTCTCAAAAGAAAGCAGTATTTGGATGAAATTCATAACTACAGAGTG CATAACCAACCttgggctgcagatgctgaaaccagATGTAATCTCCCAGATCGCCCTGCTTTGAAATCTGTTCAGGCACAGGCAAGGGTTGTCTTCACTCCAACTCCCTCTGTTCGACAGGAGGTAACCACTACTAGATGCAGTAGTGCTTCCAGGTCAATTAGTAAAAGAGAAGAATTCTTACAG GTTGCCAAAACACTGTTTAATGATGAGGCTTTAAAACCATGCCCACGGTGCCAGTCACCTGCCAGGTACAATCCAATGGAGAAAAGAGGCCTCTGCAGTCGAGAAGATTGTGCATTTGACTTCTGCACACAGTGCTTTTGTGTTTTCCATGGATCCAGGGAATGTGGCAGCAAGTCTGCCAAACATTTTGGCAACAAAGGTGGAACGCCAGGAAGTGCTCAAAGCAAGAGGAACTTGAGAAGATTATAA